The Thermodesulfobacteriota bacterium DNA window CACGGGCTTCCTCGACGGGTTTGCAGGCCTGCTGGAGGACCGCCGCTGCGAGCTCAGCTTCGACGACGTCTCCAACATCCTCACCCAGGGGGGCACCATTCTGGGGGCCTCCAACCGGGACAACCCCTTCCGCGTCCCGATCCACGGACCCGACGGCGTCCGCCACGAGGACCACTCGGACCGCGCCGCCGAGACCCTGGAGCGCCACGGGGTCGATGCCCTCATCACCCTGGGGGGCGACGGCACCCTCTCCATCGCCGACCGCTTCGCCCGCAAGGGGGTGCCGGTCATCGGCGTTCCGAAGACGATCGACAACGACCTCTCGGAGACCGACGTAACCTTCGGGTTCGACTCCGCCCGCGCCATCGCCACCGAAGCCCTCGACCGACTGCACACCACCGCCGCGTCCCATCACCGGATCCTGGTGCTCGAAGTCATGGGCCGAAACGCCGGCTGGATCGCCCTGGAGGCGGGGATCGCCGGGGGCGGAGACGTCATCCTCATCCCCGAGATCCCCTTCCACTACGAGAGCCTGCGGGAGAGCATCCTGCGCCGCACTCGCCGCGGGCGGCGCTCCTCCCTGGTGGTGGTCGCCGAAGGCACCCCCAGCCCCGGGGGCGGCTCGGTGGTCCGAAAGCTCGTGGAGGGAAGCCACGAGCCCGTGCGCCTGGGTGGCATCGGCTCGGTGGTGGCGGGGGAGCTCGAGAACCTCCTGCCCTTCGAGGTGCGCTACGTGGTGCTGGGGCACCTCCAGCGGGGCGGCTCCCCCACCCCCCTGGACCGCATCCTGGGGACCCGCTTCGGGGTGGCCGCCCTCCGGGCCGCGGTGGACGGCGCCTGGGGAACCATGCCCGCCCTCCAGGGGGACCGCATCGTGCGGGTGCCCCTGGCCGACGCCGTAGCCCGCCTCAAGACCGTAGACCCGGAAGGCGAGCGCGTCGCCGTGGCGCGCAGCGTGGGGGTGGTGTTCGGGGACGAACGAAGACTGTGAGACCCCGGGGGAGACCGCGGCCACTCGGACGGGAAGGGACCCAAGGGACCGCAAGGACCCCAAGGACGGCCCCGTCAGGAAACCCCGCCACCCCCGTCACCCGTCACCCGTCACGTCTCACCAGAACCCACCACCTAATCTAGGGGCGGGGTTCGGGAGCCCCGGAGCGTAGTCCCGTACCGCATCGACTGATCCGCCCCAGTCCATGGAAACCGGTGAGGCCGGGCACACCGGTTCCGCGAGGGACCCCTCCTCCAATTGCCGCGGATTGCGGGGCGAAGCGCAGGGGCTCCCGGACCCCGCTTACCACCCAGGCGGTGGATCGCGGCTCACGCCCGCGCTTGACACCGCCCGGCGCCCTCTGGCATACGTACCAATCACAACTCAATAGTTTCCGTCCGCCGGTGCCCGCGAGGGCTGAAAAGGGAAGTGGGGTGCAAGGCCCCCGCGGACCCGCCGCTGTGAGCGAGGACGAGGGGTCACGGTGCCACTGGCCGCGAGGCCGGGAAGGCGACCCCGAGGACGATTCGCGAGCCAGAAGACCTGCCGGGCCGGACACCCCACCGCAGCCTCCCCGGGCCCAAGGGAGGGTGGGACCTCGAGGCGCTTCGAACACGGGAAGCCCGCACCTATGTGCGGGCTTTTTTGCGCGCTTCGACCTTCCCCCCGCGCCCCGGAAGCGGCTGCACTGCGAGAGGAGACGTCCCATGCAGCACGCAACCGTCCTGTACCTGGCCGACGCCCGCGCCCTTCCCGCCCACTGGGACGAGGAAGGCGCCCTGGCCGAGGCGGGCCTCGACCCCGAGTGGACCGAGGTGGCGGCACCCCTGCCCGGCTACGACTCGCCCCAGGAGGCGCAACTTCGGCTCGCGGTGCGGGGTGCGGGCCGCATCGACGCCGCCAGTGCCCGCTACGCAGCCGGGCGCCTCGAGCTCGGCGCGGCCCGGCTGCGCCTCCAGGGCCGCCCATGAGAGCCCTCGCCGCGCTTCTCGCCCTGGCCCTGGCAGTATTCTCCGCCCCGCTTTCTGCACGGGCCCAAGGCTCCCAGCTCCTCACCCGCACCCTGCAAGACCGGCCCGCCGTCGTCATCGCCGCTTTCGGCACCAGCACCGCCGCTGAGGCCACCTACGGCGTCTTCGAGGCCCGCCTCCGGGAAGCCCTCCCCGAGCTCGAGATCCGCTGGGCCTTCACCTCCGAGGTCATCCGCGAGCGGGTGAACGAGCGGCGCCGGACCGAGGAGCGAACGGACTTCCTCCCGAGCCTGCAGCAGGCCCTCGCGGACCTGGAAGCCGCCGGCTACACCAAAGCCGCGGTGCAGCCGCTGCACATCTTCCCGGGGCAGGAGTACGACGAGGTAGTGTCCATCGCGTCGCGCTTCCCGGGGCTGCGGGTGGAGATCGGAGACACCCTTCTCCACCGCTGGGAGAACGTGCGCCACGTGGTCGAGGCCGTTGCCCGGGACTTCCTCCCCCCCGAGGAGGGGTGCAACGTGCTCGTCTCCCACGGCACCCCGCTCACCGCCTCGCCGGCGAACATCGCCTACTTGGGGCTCGAGCGGCACCTGCCCCGCGCCCACCCCAACGCCTTCCTCGGCGTCGTGGAGGGCATCTTCGCCGCGGAGGACGCCCTCGGCTCTGCCGCCGCCTGCCCGGGCTCCCGGGTGCGCTTTCTGCCCTTCATGTACGTGGGGGGCGAGCACCTCATGCGCGACGTCATGGGCGAGGGGGAGAGTTGGAAGAAGGTGGTGGAGGCCGCGGGCAAGACCGCCGAAGCCACCACCGTGGAGCACCAGGGCCAGACCCTCTACAAGGGCCTGGGCTTCCACCCCGAGGTCAACGACCTCTTCCTCGACTCCCTGCGCCGG harbors:
- a CDS encoding ATP-dependent 6-phosphofructokinase, whose amino-acid sequence is MPLVRHVGILTGGGDCPGLNAVIRAVVKSAILDHGLRVTGFLDGFAGLLEDRRCELSFDDVSNILTQGGTILGASNRDNPFRVPIHGPDGVRHEDHSDRAAETLERHGVDALITLGGDGTLSIADRFARKGVPVIGVPKTIDNDLSETDVTFGFDSARAIATEALDRLHTTAASHHRILVLEVMGRNAGWIALEAGIAGGGDVILIPEIPFHYESLRESILRRTRRGRRSSLVVVAEGTPSPGGGSVVRKLVEGSHEPVRLGGIGSVVAGELENLLPFEVRYVVLGHLQRGGSPTPLDRILGTRFGVAALRAAVDGAWGTMPALQGDRIVRVPLADAVARLKTVDPEGERVAVARSVGVVFGDERRL
- a CDS encoding sirohydrochlorin cobaltochelatase, whose translation is MRALAALLALALAVFSAPLSARAQGSQLLTRTLQDRPAVVIAAFGTSTAAEATYGVFEARLREALPELEIRWAFTSEVIRERVNERRRTEERTDFLPSLQQALADLEAAGYTKAAVQPLHIFPGQEYDEVVSIASRFPGLRVEIGDTLLHRWENVRHVVEAVARDFLPPEEGCNVLVSHGTPLTASPANIAYLGLERHLPRAHPNAFLGVVEGIFAAEDALGSAAACPGSRVRFLPFMYVGGEHLMRDVMGEGESWKKVVEAAGKTAEATTVEHQGQTLYKGLGFHPEVNDLFLDSLRRALARL